The genomic window AATGACTACCGATTCTGCTGTGGATTGTTCTCTTCACCTAGCTTTAATGAACAGAGCAAGACGCATCCTCCACGTGATGACCAAACTCGTGCTGTTGTGCAGTGGCCAGGTGTTCCCGGCTGCTCTGCGTGTTTCTGGTGACCGTGGTGTGCAGAGGAGCAGATTCCTGAGGCTGTGCCAGGTCACACCTGCAGGTGGGCAGGTGCCTCCCACAGCCTGGGCACGAGTTGGTCAGATGGAGGCCCTGCTGAGGCAGGTCCTGGCTCTCTTCTGGTCCCAGCATTTCTTCCATGCCAGCCAAATTCTTCTTGCTCAGAGATGGGACAAGGGCATGGGCAGAGAACTGGGAAGTTCTCCTGTCTCCTAGCAGCTGAGTGCAGCATGGGGCTACTTGCTTCCAGtctgcttcctgctgcctgctcagtttatcatttcaaaatgttgCCACTGTTTATTATAGGAGCTGTCGTCATACTCTGAGGATCTGAACAAGCACGTACGAGTGCTTGGCACCAGTTGCTTCacagggagaggctgaggagaaaggaggagacgTTTCTTGCTGTACATTGCTCAATATTCCCCTGAAGTTACCTTTCTCTTAGAGCCTGCCTTTATGCACACGCAACCCAGGGGCTTTGCCTTCTTACCAGTGCTGTCCTTGAGGAACAAGGCAGAAACTGGTGTGCAGGCAGGTGTGTGGAAGGGATgcgtgctgcagctctgcagtgctggctCTGTGGTTCACTAATTGCCTCGTTGACTTTCACATTCAGTAATGAGCGAGTTCAGAAGGAGGGAACCTCGCCTGCAACTCGGTGTGAGCTCAAGAAACCTTCCTTGTGTCCTCCCCTGCAAGGCAGGTGCCTCTGTAAATGAAAGGTAACAAATTCTCATTCTTACTCAGCTGTGCAGACTGATTTGTTTGCAAACGTAGGGATCCACGCATTCAATCTGGACACAAAGAGCTGATTTGGCAGAAGATTTCCCTGCAGAGTTGCTTTGGAAGTTTGTCACCTCTTGGCAGTCTTTCCCTCATCCTCCATTCTCCAAGAACAGCAAAAACTGCAGatcaaagcacaaaacaaatcCATTGCATTGTATATCATGCGGAGAAGAGAGAGGGGTTCCAATTCTGCATTTCACGTATCAGTTGGACTCAAAACTTGCTTTGGAGACAACCCCTGTGTAACAAGTTAGTAACAGGCTGGATTTCGTGGCAGCTTCTGGCTGCTTCGCACCAGTTGAGCAACACAGCAACCGTGAGTGGCGTTACccagccagcagagccagctgttTCCATTTTCTAGAGCTGCCCTGCGTAGCTGGAGCTTTCTGGGAGATGTGCCCCAGTTCTGCATTGGAAGTAATAACACTTAACCCTCTGTTTATCATCCAGCTGCTTTAGAAACAACAGCACACATGAGCTGCATGTGTCCCTTATGTCAAAGGTGGGGTTCCCGCTTTTGCCTTCAGGTGGGGCAGGTGGAGGGATGACACAAAAATCAGGTAATCGTGGTCAGAGATGGATTCGAAACCTGAACTGCCACTGTTGATGTGAGACTTCTCTGTTTCTACCCagttcagcaaagcctttgacacctGCTTTAGTCCTCTTTGCTTAAGTGTGCTGCTGATCCTGACTATTACTGGCATATTGAATGATGCAAGTAAACTGTGTTTGCTTGAGGCTCTTGTGTGGATCTCTTTATTCTTGTGGCTCGCACCTGATGCCTGCCATCACTTTGTCAGTGCTAGCTCATTGCTAACATGTACCAATAGGCAGAGTGATGGTGTGCTGCAATAAGCTTCATTAGGGTCTgtatctctttttattttctccattttgtacCTTTACTCTTTGCAGAGTACTTCAGTATTCTTCAAGTTCTTACATTtaaggagaaatattttgtctctGTGGCTGTGATCCCTAAAAATAAGTGTTGTATCCTCTGCAGTTTATGGATGAAACTACTCGTGTGTGGGAATTAGACTGTGACCTTACTACCTTACATCTGAGCTAAACTCCTTCTCAGCAGATCTGCAGTTACGTGAAATTTGGCTAGGCTTCTCAGACAGTTCTCATTCCAGGAGTAATAGCTGACACGTGGtggaattttccattttttctcacTCAAAACCAAGAGAGCCACACCTTCTCCCTGGAGCCTGAACCATATCCatctggctgctgctctgctccacttTTCTGTTCACAGAGGCACTTGGGCTGTCCAGCTGCTCTGAGCCTCCCCTCAGCCACCTCGTTCCTCCCACTTCTACACCACGTTCACAGGTTTTCTGCCACGAGGAGTTACTAAGAAACAACATGGAAAAGATCCTAAACAGGCAAAGGATTGTTCTGCTTCCAGTAGAAAGCCAGTTGCTCAGTGGGCAGAACAGCAGGTCTGATCATTAATTTATGTAAATTGCAGCAGAGCTGTTATAGATTTGGAAGTCATTAATTTTCTCAAAGACAGAGGTAATAATTTGAAGACTCTGAAAAGCCTGAGCAGTGTTACAGAAGTGAATGTAATCGCTGTCTGAGGATACTCTTTCACAACAGGAACAgttccaataaaaaaaaaatctgtggatTGCTTCAGAAGTACCCTGTCACAGCCCTGTCAAATATGCTGCATCATGAGTTTTCTACCTGGAGTGTGTGGCAGTCTAGTGACTGGAATATTAAACGAGGTCTGAGACAAATGAGGAGTGGCTTCGCCTTCTCAAATTGTCAGGTACTGGGGATGGGCTACCTGAGGCAGTTTTACCCAGGAAGAAGACAGGGAGAAAGGATGATGCTCTCTCTCCCCTGAAGGATAAGATGCTGTATTTCTCTCTCTGGAGAGGGAAGACCACTGCAGTATTGAGTTATAAAGGGAACAATGAATACTGATAAATCCTAAAAGTGGTTCCTACAGCATCCAGCAGAATATCAGCAGTGAGCACCGTTCCAGGGACTGTTTCTATTGGCAGTGGAAGACCATGAAACCTACGGTCTGTGGAACTGAGGCTAAAATTGGCATTCACTGAACAGCATTTTGATAAGATTGCATGACTGTGTGCTAGCTCTCACTTCCATATAGGTCTCTGAAGCTTGTCTGCCTGCCCTGATGAGTAGAGATTGggtatttccatttcttcagaGTGCCCTAGGAATTGCTGTTCCAAAGAGTTTACATTTACTGCTCTTTAGTCAGTCCTTCAGCCCAAGtctcttttattttgctcttacTTGTCCTTTTGCTTCATGTTAGGGCTAGTTTCTGCTGACCCAGGGCTTCTGGGCACTTACCTTTTTATATTGGGTTtctgcaggctttttttcttgcctctgAAAGGAGCAGTGCAAATCCTGAAACACAGCTGCTGTAATGAAAGCAAGAGGTGATTGATTAATCTTCTTTTGCCCATAGTGAACATCTAGCCTTTCCAAGGTACTCTGTTTTCAGGAATAACCTTTTCAGGAAaggttttttattgttgttcttgttttcagagcctttttcttcccctccttgtaGTTGATTTATTAAACTTGAGACTGTTTGCATCTTTGAGTGATGTAAAAATTCCCAATGGCATAAGTGAAGCCGTGCCTTcggaaatggaaaaaaatcttgtgaaAAGCAGGATGTTCTGCTGGGTGAGTCCCCACAGTGACTCAAGGCATTCAGGCTCATTTCCAGGGCTTGCTGTCTGACCTTGGGCAAAGCACTTTGTTCCCTGTTTCTAAAAAAGATGCATAACTTTTTGTCAGTTTAGGTGCTTATCctgtaagaaaggaaaacaagcgGTGTAAATGTGAACTGAGAGCAGCTGTGTTTAATTACATGCATTAAGCCCACATACAGTTCTCTTTACGATAAAATGTTAGGATTATAAACTCCTGGGTTATCACCTTGCACAAAGAAGCCTTGCCTTCACCTAGGTTGCTTCTCTTCAGCTGTACTAGAAATCTTCAACCGGAACAGGACCAAGGTGTTGGAAGAAGCCCCTGCTGATGTGTGCGTTGCACTAGGAGGGGACCCTTGGGTGGCCACATGCAGTGAGCTTTAAGTTGCCTCTTGTTTGTTTGGCAAAGCTCCCCTCATTCCTCTAATACAGCATATATCTCTGGGGAAGAGGTGCTTCTGGTCTCATTGTTTCTTGGCTGGAATAGGAGAGGATGTAGAAAAGAGTTTTAGATGTTGCCTGGTAGATATTAAGTTGGTTAACTTAATTTGGATCTTTGTTGTTATGACAAATGTTAATTCACCATGTCAAACATAAAACATTCCTATCCATTTCTCTCTGGAGAAAACacaaatagatttatttttttgtttgtttagcttaATAACTTTTAGTCAAAAGGCTATGTTACCCTGCCACAACACAAACTGCCTTGGCAAGACCTGTGTTCAAAAACTGTAAATGAGTGCACCCAGCCATACACTCAGATTGGCAGCAAGCTTTCTGTCAGAATAAGCGAGAGAGCTGAATTGAAAGCCCTGGTTTCCATTTTCTGACCACCAGGAGGAGGAAATGCACGGACTATTTGGTCACCATTCAGATGTTCTCTAGTGCAGGTTCAAGTTCAGTAACAGATACAGTTTATGGTCGGTACCTTGGGCAGACTGTATAGAAAAGGTTGGGGggaattctgtgattctgtgattctgtgaatcaaGGGCACAGTTTTACAAGATTGGCAGCAAAATAATGATGGATCTGCTATCTCATTGCATTCATGCTATGCTCGAGGAATGGAGCATTTGTTGAATAAgcttcttttaaaagtaaaacacaAAGGCAATAACAGATAATTTTTCTGCATATAATAACTAAGCAGCTGAAGTCCTCACTTAAGAATAAACACTTAGACAATGGTACTGAAGATGAGGCAGTCCACAGAACTTGTGCTAGATAAAACCACACCTCATGAATCTGTTGGATGGTCTGGGCACACCGATGTAAGACCTACAATGCAAGTTGAAAAGCTTGTATCACTTGGCCGTTCAGAGGAGACTTTGACCTTGACTGCCACAAGAAATTTTTGCAGAGCCAATGATCAGGTCAGATGCACAGGAATGTTATACATCAAGGAATAactaagatgaaaaaaaaaaaaaaaaaaaaaactattgttTTGATTAAGCTGTTCTTCATAACTGggtgagaagggaaaaaaagtcaagctGAGGCATTTTCTTCCAGGCACATTTTCCCTGAATTTCTGAAGAGATGGAAAGCAATACTATTATGCTATTCCGCTGATGAAGCTGTGAGTATTTTTACAGCAGGTGTAACTACTTAGAGctagcatttcatttttccgTCTTAAACCTAGTGGATCTAAGAAAAAGCTGTATGCACTGCAGGCCCTGAAGCATCATGTTGATCAGATAAAATCTCTAGCCTTTTTGCCAACTACGTCGTGTTTGACGTAttgagagagggagttaggagaatCTTATCAAGTAGAGATAGAGCGCTGACAGCATTAAACTAGGATGCTACTTAGTGTCAGTGTCTTTGCTAACTATGGTGCATTGtgcaaattaactaaagcaagaaTCCTTGGGCCCCTTACCAAGGGTAGTCCCTTGATAAGAGTGTGAGCCTGTCTTAAGAAACTGGCAGAAACTGGCCCTGTggatggacaagagccaaggagcaactgagtctgCGCAGAGACAAGAGGTCAACTAGCAGTGACAAGGAAGAGTCATCAGCCTTCATCCCCACAACCCCTTATGACCACCACCAGGAGACACTGCGCAAGCacagatgggaggagtttatggaaatgactccttggATTTAATCTTAATATGAATCGGGGACAGGTTATGGATATGTATAGGCATAGTGTGAAACTTAAAGCATATACAACTCTTTGCTGCATATAACCAAGGCAAGTTGCTGTGTCAGGTGCACACGATTTTAATGGGACTACCCCCATGCTGCCCATACCTACTTTACAGTCTTACTGACTGTGCAGTCTGTTTTCCACAAGCCAGTATCAAAATAGTATTTCAGGAGGACGTGACCGTTCCTTTTATGGTTCGTGCTAGCTCTCAGCGTGGGACTAATTTCACTCATGGAATGTGTTAAAAGCTCATTCTATAtaggaaataaatacatccaAAAGCACTGACCACCTAGAATAGGAAATCCTGTCCAGAAACATGTCTGCAGACTTCCCTTACTTTGCCACCTGGTCCAATGCAGCAGCTTAGCCACATCTGCAGTTTCTCCGAGCAGAAGGTGCAGAGCACCTCCCAGAAATGAGGAAATTAATGTGTTGATCtggaaattgcttttctgagagATGGCTTCGTTGCTCATGCTGCAGAGACAGGTTGCCTTTTGCAATGTCTGCATCGCCATTACCATGCGTGCTGTGTGCTGGGGTGGAGGCTGCATGCCTGCAGCATGCCGTTGGGTCAGTCTGTAAGCTAAGGACAGTTTGTCTGCTGGGTTATACCGTGTGTGAGCAAATGGTAACCTTCGGGGGTTTGTCACTCAGCCAAGGCTAGGAGCGTGCTCGCCAGAATACCAAATGAGTCCCGCAGCCCAGGCTGTGTTGCTGCCAGAGTGACCGCCTCCTCCAAACGACAGCAAATTGCATACTGTTTTAATGGTAAATGTCTCgtgcctctgctgctttttcGGCTCAGGGGTAACACATTAAGACGGCatccttccccccaccccagagcCCGTCTTTAATTCAAAAACTTCTCTATCTTGTCTTCACACAGGGATCTACCgcacagaaaaagacaaaggcaCGTTGTATGAGCTGACTTTCAAAGGAGACACGAAACATCAGTTCAAGAAGATCGTTCTATTTCGGCCGTTTGGTCCTGTAATGAAAGTCAAAAACGAAAACCTCAATATGGCTGACACACTTATCAATGTCATTGTGCCCTTGGCCAAGAGAGCCAGCAAATTTCGGCAATTCATGCAGAATTTCAGGTGGGTCTCTGTTCCAGCGCTGCCTCTGTTTTATCTTGCTTATCTTACTTGCAGATTAAGATGCAATTTCAGGAATTACCAAGGCCTCCCTTGGTAAAAGTTATGCTACTTTTACATAACATCTCACCGTGCCATTAAGAAATCATTTTTGAGATTATAGAGACTGAAAGTCATCTGGTGCTTAATGCACTGTTTATCAGTAAAAGCAATTGTATTTCAGTCATCAGGGTTTCTGACTTGCATGTACCTGGCTTTTGTGtctaaatctgtttttttgggGCACACGCTATTATGTGGCACTTGTAAGGATATTCTGCCATTAGTAGCAGAGGAACATCTCgagtggggaaaaaattgaATTTAGTGCTCCCAGACATTTTGCCAGGCCCTGTTTGAGAAAGAGATTAAGGCAATCAGAGGcagaaaggaaatgtatttgaaattcaGGATAGTTACTTTtaaactccttttctttttcagcacaGAGGTGCTGTTTGGGGGGAAAACTTAATTGAGATATAGTTTCACATAGCTGCCCAGAAAAGACTGTCTTAGCAACAGATACTGACTCTTGCAATGGGATTTGTTTTGCTAATTACAGCCACCTATAAATAGGCTCCTTGTCTAAATTAGCCATCTGATAAATGCTTTTTTGGGGATGAGAAAAATCACCCTCTGGTCATGCTGATCTCTCTGCTGATGATAAGAGAAATCTTGCTCACTAAACATTGTGCAAGTGACGCATGATGTCTATTGCTGGTCCAGATTGGTTGTACCCTTAGGCTGTTGGCTTGATCTCCAGTTGATATTAGATTTTAGGAAATGTTCCTTAACAAAATGCCAAAGCTCTGAACTTGgaaatatctgttttaaaaacaaggtTAAGAGGTAGAGGTCGTATAGCTTGTTTAAAACCCTCTTCTCATTCTTTTCATGTTCTCTGAAGTGCTACATTCGATGCCTGCTTGATCATTCCTGTGGCTGAATGGGCTGTTTTAGCAGTGTCCTATTATTATAGCAAACACCACCAAGAGAGTGGTGTATAAATGTGCCTCAAATATAGTCTGGGGTCCCTTCTGACAGGCAGTGAGCCCTTTCATCAGTACAGAGACCCTTGTCAGTGAGTCATGCCCTCAATGCCTTCCAAGATCCACCCTACTCTGCCTTCAGCCGGTGCTGGTTGTTGAAGAAAGCTATTGCGGGACAAGTCGTAAAtctgtctctgttttctagGGAAATGGGCATTCAGCAGGATGGCAGAATTCACCTCACTGTAGTTTACTTTGGAAAAGAACAGATGAATGAAGTCAAATCTATACTTGAAAATACCTCCAAGTAAGTATCTGAGTGGCTAATGTGCTGTTCAAACACAGCGACCGTACCATGAATTGGAGGCTAATTAGCTGCCCAAATTTGTGCCAAAATGTCCTTGACTGCATTGGAGAAAACATTCTTTTGCTTCTATCAGATAAAAGCAGCATTATCCTGGCAGTCCCAGATTTGCAGTTTCATGGTACTGGTCTTTAGGGCCACAAAGCAGATTTTACTGAATTTACCTCAgtgcagcttttctttcaaactaACATTACCATTACTCATTCACAAACTTTCTTACTGCTTTTGAAGGTGTCTTTTTAACTGTTAGGACTGAAGTCTCACTTCCAGAGTCAGGTACAGACATTCTCAGCAGAGCACACAGGACCTACATGGTTTGAGCCATCTAACCAAAGTTCTTGGCTAGATCTTTTGCAGCCCTTTGTTATAATCTCTACGCTGGAAGAAGATCCTTATACAGAGACAGTAATATGACCACAGGTATTTTATATCTGCCTGCTGGCAATATTTTTGTCTATATAAGCCTTGTTGGGATTTTTGTGAGATCTGCCCAAGGAAGGTCTCTGACAGGAATACTAGCATAGTAATAAGGGAGTCAGACTCTGGATGTAAACATAGTGGAAATCTCCTCAAGACTTTAAGAGGTCATCTCTTCCCCTAAACTGCTCCAAGAACCCCAATACTGTAGATttctatgttatttttttcatattgggTTTCCACCCCCACTTGTATTAGGAGCTGGAAGGAGAATGTAAGTTGctgactgttttctttcttctagatCAGCCAACTTCAAGAACTTCACCTTCATCCAGTTAAATGAAGAATTTTCCAGGGGCAAAGGATTAGACATCGGAGCTCGAGTTTGGAAAGGAAGTAACgttgttctctttttttgcGACGTGGACATATACTTCACAGCTGAATTCCTGAACTCTTGTAGATTGAACACACAGCCAGGTTAGTGCTGCTCATTGAGTACAGAGCCTTTCAGCAGGTTTTTAGCTATTGCATAACAGCCTCACCAGAGTATTCTAACATTTGAATTGGTAATGAAGCTGCTGTAAATCATTCTCGAAACTTAGAGAACTAATTAAGACATGTATAAAAATTCCATTGCTGCTTGGCTTTTGAAAGGTTACAACACCCCTGCACCCACTGTGACTGAATTCCTTGCcttcagcatctctgctttctggaaCTGGATCTTTTTGTTGATTTTACCCTCTCATTCTCATGCAAAGAACATAGCCTCAGTTGAAAACTTGTATCACTAGGTCTGGTTTTGGTCCAGCACAGAAAGCATCTTGGAGGAgcatgaaatgtgttttatgcagcttttttaaaaaaataatgtattgtcATTTCCAGGAAAGAAGGTGTTTTATCCTGTTCTCTTCAGCCAGTATAACCCCAGTATAATTTATGGCCACCAGGATTCCATCCCATCTTTAGAACAGCAGCTAGTAAGTATATGTTCTTCTGAATGCCTGTTTTTACTTGgacaaagctttcattttttaaaaagtgcatgTGCTACTGGGTAGCATTTCCCTATTCTTTGTGCACACTGAGGTGCACAAGACGTACTATGCAGACAAAATTAACTGCAGCAGTCACCTCACTGTGAGTTCTGCAGTTGTTTCCCAGGGAAATATATTGGTACCAATTATTTTAACCCTTGTTTGAGATTTTATACATAGAACCTGAGAATTTAAGCTCTGTCTGCTTCTCTGCTGGAAGGGATTTTCTAATTAACAAACAACTACTCCATGGCATgcgttgttgtttgtttgtttgttttaggatgAAAGTCCCTGATGttgctttcatttcctctgcactgaatatttcctttccttgcatGATCAAAAGCTGGTGCTTGCCAGGCACTGCATCTGTCAGGGCTCATGATGTCCCAGACTGGACACTGTTGTTGTAGTCAAGAGTTTGAGGCTGTTGAGAGCCCAGCAACAgtcacaactgaaaaaaaaaaatcactacgGGGCTGAGTACAATCTTCTGGCATTGCTACAGCCACCTCATGCAATCCATCTAGAAAAAATAAGTATGAGTTTGAAAACTACACcgcaaatattttaaaagtttttttttttttctactgctcCCTGTGTTACACAACAAGTAGCCAGacaatcttttctttcttccaaaagaGAGCACACTCTAGACTACTGATGTAGGAAAAAAGTTGTTAAAGATTAAGCTTGTGTAGCACCCcaggattaaaaaatattttctcatttatgcAATTTTGTTTAAGCCATcacacttaaaatatattttgtgtgttaCTGCAGTATCTGGAAAATTCTTCTCATTGGTTTGTCTCAGAGGGAAACCTGTTCTGGCAATGCCATAGAATTCGCATTAGCTCTTCTGTCTGATGAGATCCTATCAGAGGTCCTCAGGCTTGCAAGCACTGTGCTCAGAAAGGAAATATTGCTCAGCTCACAAACTGGCATACATTCCACAAACTGCGTTGTCAGGACTGCGCAAATATTTATAGCTAATATTTGAATCTTAAAATGCGATGCTTATTTCAGAAAGGCTTCTTGATTTCAAGAAGTACTGCCAATCTCATTTTTATgtagatttttatattttcagccCATATTAGTTGCTGGGCATGAGGCCAGGTCTCTGCCATTAAAACAAGACAGTTAGATCTCTATCCCAGTATTCGGGctgctgagaaagaaaaaaaaatccttcagaaatgtttgaaaGAAATTGATTTGTGAAGCAGCCACTTGCACTAATGGGAAATAATAATGCTAATGCAAAAGAGTAGCTTGCTGTAAGGGCATCGTTACGGAGATACCTTGTCATGGTGCAGACCTGACATATACAGTCTTGTTTCCTTCTAATTGGCTTCTGCAGTGGCTTGGATTtttcaaggagagaaaaaatgagaaaagaaagagagcaacaggagcagtaaaataaaaaataataataataatttaaaaaatgattgcTAAAATGACAGGGAACAAAAAGGGAGAGGCATGAATGAGAAACCAGGAGAGACTGTTTTGGAAGGGGATTTTTTGGTAAAGGAAATGCTTGGATTTGTAAATCCAGAAATGGCAATCCTGCCTCATCATCTCCTCTAACATTATtgcaagtgaaaacaaaattttcaaaaatagctGCTTAAGGATAGGTTTATAACCACCCCTTCAAGAGCATGAAGTATAGCTGACTTCCCTAAGGGATTTAAATTCCTGTCCAGTCTCTTGAAACTCTTGGATGCCTCACCATATGGGATTAGGTCACTCACCTGCATGAACTATGACCGTGgtgatacatatttttatatttgcttttgaaaatgttatgcGTGGCCTCTCGTggctctgattttctttctgtaatacaCTATATTTTCATAATGCACCTTGACAGTGTAAACCACACATTCATTCTGACAAAGGCTTTTATAGATTATATATTCACCACCTTATGTTTTTGGACTCCAGTTTTAGCTGGATTACAACAGCTCTGTAATGAAAATTATTCTTACCACTTTCCAAATTTTTGTCAAAGTTAAGGTAATCAAAAACTTGTCATTTGTGCAGTCAGATtgaaacatctgttttcttccagagcTCTTGAAATCCAGATGTCACTATCTGCTCTACTGCAGAGTCTGTTTTCCTGACTTACCAGTATGTTTCTTACATCTGATTTGAATTGTGCAAAAACTTAATGATTTTGGAGGAGGATTTACCTCCAGAGAAGCAAACTCCAGAGAGCAGTGGGATATTTCTCCACTTGGGCTACAACAGCAGGAGTGGAGTGAAACCTGATCATTCTCAATCAGGGGGTTTATCTGTGACAGCTAATGATATGGCTGTTTTTCTGGGCAAGAACATGCTACGAAATGTCTGCAAAAGCTGGCAGATGCTTTAGGATCAACAAAAACATTACATGATGTATAATAAATGGACAGTTGCTCCTATTTCTGACCGCGTTCAGTGACTTGTTTCTCTGCTGTTCATGCTGAAAGCATTTCCGCTCCCATATAAACATTCCCTTTCTCCCATGcagattattaaaaaagaaactggaTTTTGGAGAGACTTCGGTTTTGGGATGACTTGCCAGTACCGATCTGATTTTATCAACATAGGTAAGAAAAATATACTCAAATACATCTGTTGTTTTACTGAAGCTTAGAAAATTGTGATCAGCTTCCTGTTCCCAGGCCAGTGTGGCTGTGTctctgctttgcagcagtgATCTGGCTAGATGCTCAGACTGCTCCCAAGTGCCATAGAGATTACCAAAATCTAAGCACTTTTTTAGtacaaataaatcaattttgGCTGGTGGCTAAAGGTTTTGGGTTGAGGAATTTGAACACTGTTGTTGGCTGTTTTAAAGGGCTGACTGGAACTGGAGAACAGCTGTAGTGCAATGAATAGCATCACGTTGGGTAGTGGAAGGTATGCATTTCTAGTTGTTATTCTGGGTTTTCTTTGCGTCAGGTGGCTTTGACCTGGACATTAAAGGCTGGGGTGGCGAAGATGTGCACCTGTACCGCAAATACCTTCACAGCAACCTCATTGTGATCAGAACACCCGTCAGGGGGCTCTTCCATCTCTGGCACGAAAAGCGATGTGTGGACGAGCTGACCCCAGAGCAGTACAAAATGTGCATGCAGTCCAAGGCCATGAACGAGGCTTCTCACGGCCAGCTGGGGATGCTTGTATTCAGGCAAGAGATTGAAACTCACCTGCACAGACAGAAACTGAACAGTAAGAAGACATGAAGCCAGAAAGACGGGCAAAAAGCCTCTGAATggaattttttaaatattttttatgaaagGAGTTGCTAACTAGAAAAGATGGGATGAGACTGAAAGTCGATGGGGGttccagcagcctggcagcaaaGCAGATGGGGGAAGTTCTTGTCCTCACTACTTCTGGCTTTTCTTAATAGGGCTTTTAAGTTCTCCATTAGCCTGACTGTCCAGCACTTGCTCCTGGGGGAGACTTGAACACTTGATGAGATTCGAGGTCATGGAAACAATGAACATTACGTGAATCCCAGTGTGCTACAATAACAAATGGATGTGCTTTTCTGTGGAAATGTTTGTAAGATGTGTGCGGTTGTTTAA from Anas acuta chromosome 4, bAnaAcu1.1, whole genome shotgun sequence includes these protein-coding regions:
- the CSGALNACT1 gene encoding chondroitin sulfate N-acetylgalactosaminyltransferase 1, which translates into the protein MMLRRGFIIFLPRLVGLLVVACCSVSIVYMLACTPRGDNEQLALPRVHSPTAKEGYEAILQEREEQHRNYIVSLKKQIAQLKAELQGRSEQLKNVQDQFPDPLDVRLDPGNPGKAQANLLAFLRSQIDRAEVHSGVKLSTEYAAVPFESFTLQKVYQLETGLTRHPEEKPVRKDKRDELVEVIELAVGSLNNPEGDSNAKHRVYTASDFIEGIYRTEKDKGTLYELTFKGDTKHQFKKIVLFRPFGPVMKVKNENLNMADTLINVIVPLAKRASKFRQFMQNFREMGIQQDGRIHLTVVYFGKEQMNEVKSILENTSKSANFKNFTFIQLNEEFSRGKGLDIGARVWKGSNVVLFFCDVDIYFTAEFLNSCRLNTQPGKKVFYPVLFSQYNPSIIYGHQDSIPSLEQQLIIKKETGFWRDFGFGMTCQYRSDFINIGGFDLDIKGWGGEDVHLYRKYLHSNLIVIRTPVRGLFHLWHEKRCVDELTPEQYKMCMQSKAMNEASHGQLGMLVFRQEIETHLHRQKLNSKKT